A stretch of Paracoccus sp. N5 DNA encodes these proteins:
- a CDS encoding GNAT family N-acetyltransferase — MIADTEIARVFETSWPAAEYAEAGGFRVGRGQGGGGRVSSARALGPGWDASAIARIADLQRGWGERPLFRVTDGDAALEQALAAEGFRHGNPTAVMAADCAVLAQAARPRLSSFDIWPPLAIQADIWAAGAIPESRQAAMRRVTLPHTALLGRVQDRAAGAAFVAADGAVAMIHAIEVVPALRRQGVAGWLIGRAAEWAQAQGATRLALAVSRANTPACALYDRLGFAELGGYGYWSRD; from the coding sequence GTGATCGCCGATACCGAGATCGCCCGCGTCTTCGAGACGAGTTGGCCCGCCGCCGAATATGCCGAGGCCGGCGGCTTTCGCGTCGGGCGCGGCCAGGGCGGCGGCGGCCGGGTCAGCTCGGCCCGGGCGCTGGGACCGGGTTGGGACGCATCCGCCATCGCCCGCATCGCCGATCTTCAACGCGGCTGGGGCGAGCGGCCGCTGTTCCGCGTCACCGACGGCGATGCGGCGCTGGAGCAGGCGCTGGCGGCCGAGGGCTTTCGCCACGGCAACCCCACCGCGGTCATGGCCGCCGATTGCGCCGTGCTGGCCCAGGCGGCGCGGCCGCGACTGAGTTCCTTCGACATCTGGCCGCCGCTGGCGATTCAGGCCGACATCTGGGCCGCCGGCGCCATCCCGGAAAGCCGGCAGGCGGCCATGCGGCGCGTCACCCTGCCCCATACCGCGCTTCTGGGCCGGGTGCAGGACCGCGCCGCCGGCGCCGCCTTCGTGGCCGCGGACGGGGCGGTCGCCATGATCCATGCCATCGAGGTGGTGCCGGCGCTGCGCCGCCAGGGCGTCGCGGGCTGGCTGATCGGGCGGGCGGCGGAATGGGCGCAGGCGCAGGGCGCGACCCGGCTGGCCCTGGCGGTCAGCCGCGCGAACACCCCAGCCTGCGCGCTTTACGACCGGCTGGGTTTCGCCGAACTGGGCGGCTACGGCTATTGGAGCCGGGACTGA
- a CDS encoding DUF6478 family protein, translating to MAMRPRKWIERKTREGALRQWTALADQAENLGPSRLRNLRDEALGLRASLDRFLIRADRRAARSRAALDALHLPGGTDWRWRPAFMAGQISPRGVAGPEPGGMLGEGAALWHDCAERALILEQVGNAAATDLSPFGIRLEVFGFSGSFLSLSIDLPTSALSGLTRSHVLRLETGILAERAINVYARLNIGHGPNIDEMTLALQGFQPGQPSQQVTEFDLAYTQMNEKRLEKIWLDLIFEQPRMNAVQIRELFLSRHLRAEL from the coding sequence ATGGCGATGCGTCCTCGCAAGTGGATCGAACGGAAAACCCGCGAGGGTGCCCTGCGGCAATGGACGGCGCTGGCCGACCAGGCCGAGAACCTGGGCCCGAGCCGGCTGCGCAACCTGCGCGACGAGGCGCTGGGCCTGCGCGCCAGCCTCGACCGTTTCCTGATCCGCGCCGACCGCCGCGCGGCGCGCTCGCGCGCGGCGCTGGATGCGCTGCACCTGCCGGGCGGCACCGACTGGCGCTGGCGCCCCGCCTTCATGGCCGGGCAGATCTCGCCCCGCGGCGTCGCCGGCCCCGAGCCGGGCGGCATGCTGGGCGAGGGTGCCGCGCTGTGGCACGATTGCGCCGAGCGGGCGCTGATCCTCGAGCAGGTCGGCAATGCCGCCGCGACCGACCTGTCGCCCTTCGGCATCAGGCTCGAGGTCTTCGGCTTTTCCGGCAGCTTCCTGTCGCTGTCGATCGACCTGCCGACCAGCGCGCTCTCCGGCCTGACCCGCAGCCATGTGCTGCGCTTGGAAACCGGCATCCTGGCCGAGCGCGCGATCAATGTCTATGCCCGGCTCAACATCGGCCATGGCCCGAACATCGACGAGATGACCCTGGCGCTGCAGGGCTTCCAGCCCGGCCAGCCCAGCCAGCAGGTGACGGAATTCGACCTGGCCTATACCCAGATGAACGAGAAGCGGCTGGAAAAGATCTGGCTCGACCTGATCTTCGAGCAGCCGCGCATGAACGCGGTCCAGATCCGCGAGCTGTTCCTGTCGCGCCACCTGCGGGCAGAGCTGTGA
- a CDS encoding 4a-hydroxytetrahydrobiopterin dehydratase: MTALAEGKIVDGAPALPQAELRAALAGLPGWVLAEDGRSIRREWRFKSFKAAAQLANLAAWQAEAANHHPDIAFGWGFASVSFSTHSAGGVTMNDLVMAARLDAVAG, translated from the coding sequence ATGACCGCACTGGCCGAGGGAAAGATCGTCGACGGCGCCCCGGCGCTGCCGCAGGCGGAGCTGCGCGCGGCGCTGGCCGGGTTGCCCGGCTGGGTGCTGGCCGAGGACGGGCGCTCGATTCGCCGCGAATGGCGCTTCAAGTCGTTCAAGGCGGCGGCGCAGCTTGCCAACCTGGCCGCCTGGCAGGCCGAGGCGGCCAACCACCACCCCGACATCGCCTTCGGCTGGGGCTTTGCCAGCGTCAGCTTCTCGACCCATTCGGCGGGGGGCGTGACCATGAACGACCTGGTCATGGCGGCGCGGCTGGACGCGGTGGCGGGCTGA
- the cls gene encoding cardiolipin synthase, whose product MRRMWTQFAVFLHYAVALAVSVRVLLRPRLEPTVRLSWILVIELVPLVGIVAYILFGEIRLRGAEVETMASVRSRLSGLWQPSPEAVRQPPKFAAPVIAANRATTGFGAVAGNRATLLAEDDSAIADLVAAIDGAREHLHMLFYIWLDDAAGRSVAEAAIRAAGRGVKVRAVIDAFGSRAFGRSEAWAAMRAAGCECVEALPMGLPLLGALFQRMDLRNHRKIVVIDHLLGFTGSRNCSDRAFAIKPRFAPWIDVFLRIEGPVVRQMQAVFLQDWMSYTGEDLGDMLRMVPPVMAPGVIGQVVATGPDDRQGSLSDCMATMIYAARKRLVITTPYYVPDASLDSAIRTAARRGVDVTMIVPAINDSLVVQATSEGFYYGLVSAGVKLMLFQGGLLHAKIITADGEMAMIGSANMDRRSFQLNYEMNMLLVGPEVTGMLDERQESYIARATPITLAEIRAWPLRRRLRNNLLALAAPIL is encoded by the coding sequence ATGCGCCGCATGTGGACGCAGTTCGCCGTGTTTCTTCATTACGCAGTCGCGCTGGCGGTGTCGGTGCGGGTGCTTCTGCGCCCCCGGCTGGAGCCGACGGTGCGCCTGTCCTGGATCCTGGTGATCGAGCTGGTGCCCCTGGTCGGCATCGTCGCCTATATCCTGTTTGGCGAGATCCGCCTGCGCGGCGCCGAGGTCGAGACCATGGCCAGCGTGCGCTCGCGCCTGTCGGGCCTGTGGCAGCCCAGTCCCGAGGCGGTGCGCCAGCCGCCGAAATTCGCCGCGCCGGTGATCGCGGCGAATCGCGCCACCACCGGCTTCGGCGCCGTCGCCGGCAACCGCGCCACGCTGCTGGCCGAGGACGACAGCGCCATCGCCGATCTGGTCGCGGCCATCGACGGCGCGCGCGAGCATCTGCACATGCTGTTCTACATCTGGCTCGACGATGCCGCCGGCCGCTCGGTGGCCGAGGCGGCGATCCGCGCCGCCGGGCGCGGCGTCAAGGTGCGCGCGGTGATCGACGCCTTCGGCTCGCGCGCCTTCGGCCGGTCCGAGGCCTGGGCGGCGATGCGGGCGGCGGGCTGCGAATGCGTCGAGGCGCTGCCCATGGGCCTGCCGCTGCTTGGCGCGCTGTTCCAGCGCATGGACCTGCGCAACCACCGCAAGATCGTGGTCATCGACCACCTGCTGGGCTTTACCGGCAGCCGCAACTGCTCGGACAGGGCCTTTGCCATCAAGCCGCGATTCGCGCCCTGGATCGACGTGTTCCTGCGCATCGAGGGGCCGGTGGTGCGCCAGATGCAGGCGGTCTTCCTGCAGGACTGGATGAGCTATACCGGCGAGGACCTGGGCGACATGCTGCGCATGGTGCCGCCGGTGATGGCGCCGGGCGTGATCGGCCAGGTGGTGGCGACCGGACCGGACGACCGCCAGGGCTCGCTGTCGGATTGCATGGCGACGATGATCTATGCCGCGCGCAAGCGGCTGGTCATCACCACGCCCTATTACGTGCCCGATGCCTCGCTTGATTCGGCAATCCGCACGGCGGCGCGGCGCGGGGTGGACGTGACCATGATCGTGCCGGCGATCAACGATTCGCTGGTGGTGCAGGCCACCTCGGAAGGGTTCTATTACGGCCTGGTGTCGGCCGGGGTGAAGCTGATGCTGTTCCAGGGCGGGCTTCTGCATGCCAAGATCATCACCGCCGACGGCGAGATGGCGATGATCGGCAGCGCCAACATGGACCGCCGCAGCTTCCAGCTGAACTATGAGATGAACATGCTGCTGGTCGGCCCCGAGGTGACCGGGATGCTGGACGAGCGCCAGGAAAGCTATATCGCCCGCGCCACGCCGATCACCCTGGCCGAGATCCGCGCCTGGCCGCTGCGTCGGCGGCTGCGCAACAACCTGCTGGCGCTGGCCGCGCCGATCCTGTGA
- the accD gene encoding acetyl-CoA carboxylase, carboxyltransferase subunit beta — MNWITNYVRPRINSLFSRREVPENLWTKCPECGTMLFHRELADNLNVCTNCDHHLAISPRARFAALFDGGVFNEVKVPEPIADPLQFRDQKKYPERMKAAQKSTGEKEAMLVAEGEMGRTPIVAAAQDFSFMGGSMGMYVGNAIIAAAERAVKLKRPLVLFSAAGGARMQEGILSLMQMPRTTVAVEMLKEAKLPYVVVLTHPTTGGVTASYAMLGDIQIAEPNALICFAGPRVIEQTIREKLPEGFQRAEYLLEHGMLDRVTHRKKLREELISILRMLGGLPAPVVGDLPAPGQIATAHAEKPAPAATPA, encoded by the coding sequence ATGAACTGGATCACCAATTATGTGCGTCCGCGCATCAATTCGCTGTTCTCGCGCCGCGAAGTGCCCGAGAATCTTTGGACCAAGTGCCCGGAATGCGGCACCATGCTGTTTCACCGCGAACTGGCCGACAACCTGAACGTCTGCACGAATTGCGACCACCACCTGGCGATCAGCCCGCGCGCGCGCTTCGCCGCGCTGTTCGACGGCGGCGTCTTCAACGAGGTCAAGGTCCCCGAACCCATCGCCGACCCGCTGCAATTCCGCGACCAGAAGAAATACCCCGAGCGCATGAAGGCGGCGCAGAAATCAACCGGCGAAAAAGAGGCGATGCTGGTCGCCGAGGGCGAGATGGGCCGCACCCCGATCGTCGCCGCCGCGCAGGACTTTTCCTTCATGGGCGGCTCGATGGGCATGTATGTCGGCAATGCCATCATCGCCGCCGCCGAACGCGCCGTGAAGCTGAAGCGGCCCTTGGTGCTGTTCTCGGCCGCCGGCGGCGCGCGGATGCAAGAGGGCATCCTGTCGCTGATGCAGATGCCGCGCACCACCGTCGCGGTCGAGATGCTGAAAGAGGCGAAGCTGCCCTATGTCGTCGTGCTGACCCATCCCACGACCGGCGGCGTCACCGCCAGCTATGCCATGTTGGGCGACATCCAGATCGCCGAGCCGAACGCGCTGATCTGCTTCGCCGGGCCCCGGGTGATCGAGCAGACCATCCGCGAAAAGCTGCCCGAGGGCTTCCAGCGCGCCGAATACCTGCTGGAGCACGGCATGCTGGACCGGGTGACACATCGCAAGAAGCTGCGCGAGGAACTGATCTCGATCCTGCGCATGCTGGGCGGCTTGCCGGCGCCGGTGGTGGGCGACCTGCCCGCCCCGGGCCAGATCGCGACCGCGCATGCCGAAAAGCCCGCCCCCGCCGCGACTCCGGCCTGA
- a CDS encoding folylpolyglutamate synthase/dihydrofolate synthase family protein: MTGSDAILARLMQLHPKVIDLSLDRMHRILAALGNPERRIPPAIHIAGTNGKGSTQAMIRAGLESAGLRVHAYTSPHLAQFHERIRLAGELIPEAELAAVLEECEAANGGAPITFFEITTAAAFLAFSRTPADYTLLEVGLGGRLDATNVIDSPALTVITPISIDHTQYLGETLELIAGEKAGILKRRVPCIVAPQEPAARAVIEQKAERLFAPLRIARQDWDSRREGDALIYQDDHGLMDLPLPVLPGPHQIVNAGTAIAALRELGFGRIEARAAVTEAEWPARMQRLAHGPLVEAAGTCELWLDGGHNPAGGEAVAATLSAMAKKPTHLVCGMLNTKDVAGYMRPLAGAAQSLTAVAIPGEPNTLPAEETAAAAQSVGLPARTAADALAAVRDLAAAHPGARILICGSLYLAGQVLRENG; this comes from the coding sequence ATGACCGGTTCGGACGCCATCCTCGCGCGGCTGATGCAGCTGCACCCCAAGGTCATCGACCTGTCGCTGGACCGGATGCACCGCATCCTGGCGGCGCTCGGCAACCCGGAACGCCGCATCCCGCCCGCGATCCACATCGCCGGCACCAATGGCAAGGGCTCGACCCAGGCGATGATCCGCGCCGGGCTGGAATCGGCGGGCCTGCGCGTCCACGCCTATACCTCGCCGCATCTGGCGCAGTTCCACGAACGCATCCGGCTGGCGGGCGAGCTGATCCCCGAGGCCGAGCTGGCGGCAGTGCTCGAGGAATGCGAGGCCGCGAACGGCGGCGCGCCGATCACCTTCTTCGAGATCACCACCGCGGCGGCCTTCCTGGCCTTTTCGCGCACGCCCGCCGACTACACGCTGCTGGAAGTCGGCCTCGGCGGCCGGCTGGACGCGACCAACGTGATCGACAGCCCGGCCCTGACCGTCATCACCCCGATCAGCATCGACCATACGCAATACCTGGGCGAGACGCTGGAGCTGATCGCCGGCGAAAAGGCCGGCATCCTCAAGCGCCGCGTGCCCTGCATCGTCGCGCCGCAGGAACCCGCCGCCCGCGCCGTGATCGAGCAGAAGGCCGAGCGGCTTTTCGCGCCGCTGCGCATCGCCCGCCAGGACTGGGACAGCCGGCGCGAGGGCGATGCGCTGATCTACCAGGACGACCACGGGCTGATGGACCTGCCGCTGCCGGTGCTGCCGGGGCCGCATCAGATCGTGAACGCCGGCACCGCCATCGCCGCGCTGCGCGAGCTGGGCTTCGGCCGCATCGAGGCCCGCGCCGCGGTGACCGAGGCCGAATGGCCGGCCCGCATGCAGCGCCTGGCGCACGGCCCGCTGGTCGAGGCGGCCGGGACTTGCGAGCTCTGGCTCGACGGCGGCCACAACCCCGCCGGCGGCGAGGCGGTGGCGGCGACGCTCTCGGCCATGGCAAAGAAGCCCACGCATCTGGTTTGCGGCATGCTGAACACCAAGGACGTGGCCGGCTACATGCGCCCGCTGGCCGGCGCCGCGCAAAGCCTGACCGCCGTGGCCATCCCGGGCGAGCCGAACACGCTGCCGGCCGAGGAAACCGCCGCCGCCGCGCAATCCGTCGGCCTCCCGGCCCGCACCGCCGCCGATGCGCTTGCAGCGGTGCGCGACCTTGCCGCCGCCCACCCCGGCGCGCGCATCCTGATCTGCGGCTCGCTCTATCTCGCGGGCCAGGTGCTGCGCGAAAACGGCTGA
- the zapE gene encoding cell division protein ZapE, producing MANVSELYEARVAAGQLQPDAAQRGVLPVLDRLVRELGAVPAPAPQRNGWLSRLRGAAPAAAPAVKGLYLWGGVGRGKSMLMDLVMEAAPTPAKRRVHFHEFMQEIQAGLEAVRKTGQQDAVRPVALEVARQVRLLCFDEMQITDIADAMIVGRLFQILFEEGVTVVTTSNRVPEDLYKNGLNRQLFLPFIALLRERLEVVELVSATDHRQNRDEGGQVWFVPADAEAHARMDALWQAETGGRPSPALVLEIKGRKVEIPQHVGRIGRASFWELCGRPLGPGDYLAIAEALDMLFIDGVPRLSQSNYNEAKRFVTLIDALYEARVRLIASAADEPERLYAEGEGAFEFERTASRLREMRDADWGRG from the coding sequence ATGGCAAACGTATCCGAACTCTACGAGGCCCGGGTGGCCGCGGGGCAATTGCAGCCCGATGCCGCGCAGCGCGGCGTGTTGCCGGTGCTGGACCGGCTGGTGCGCGAGCTGGGCGCCGTCCCGGCCCCCGCGCCGCAACGGAACGGCTGGCTGTCGCGGCTGCGCGGCGCCGCGCCGGCGGCGGCGCCTGCGGTCAAGGGGCTTTACCTTTGGGGCGGCGTCGGGCGCGGCAAGTCCATGCTGATGGATCTGGTCATGGAGGCGGCGCCGACGCCCGCCAAGCGCCGGGTGCATTTCCACGAGTTCATGCAAGAGATCCAGGCGGGTCTCGAGGCGGTGCGCAAGACCGGCCAGCAGGATGCCGTGCGCCCGGTCGCGTTGGAGGTGGCGCGGCAGGTGCGACTGCTGTGCTTCGACGAGATGCAGATCACCGACATCGCCGATGCGATGATCGTCGGCCGGCTGTTCCAGATCCTGTTCGAGGAGGGGGTGACGGTGGTCACCACCTCGAACCGGGTGCCCGAGGATCTGTACAAGAACGGGCTGAACCGCCAGCTTTTCCTGCCCTTCATCGCGCTTCTGCGCGAACGGCTGGAGGTTGTTGAGTTGGTCAGCGCCACCGACCACCGCCAGAACCGCGACGAGGGCGGGCAGGTCTGGTTCGTCCCCGCCGATGCCGAGGCGCATGCGCGCATGGACGCGCTGTGGCAGGCCGAGACGGGCGGGCGGCCGTCCCCGGCGCTGGTGCTGGAGATCAAGGGCCGCAAGGTCGAGATCCCGCAGCATGTCGGCCGCATCGGCCGCGCCAGCTTCTGGGAGCTCTGCGGCCGGCCGCTGGGCCCGGGCGACTACCTGGCCATCGCCGAGGCGCTGGATATGCTCTTCATCGATGGGGTCCCGCGGCTGTCGCAGTCGAACTACAACGAGGCCAAGCGCTTCGTCACCCTGATCGACGCGCTTTACGAGGCCAGGGTGCGGCTGATCGCCAGCGCGGCGGACGAGCCGGAACGGCTTTACGCGGAAGGCGAGGGCGCCTTCGAATTCGAGCGCACGGCCAGCCGGCTGCGCGAGATGCGCGACGCGGATTGGGGACGGGGGTAA
- a CDS encoding DUF6778 family protein has protein sequence MLKPALLALGLALGLAGCAGQTWETRYDQLDRAQTATWRVASVEVAVPETLTTSEENSYTPDFDIVWHGEPAGDRRAQAAAIAREGIQKGAAGLHGKTRVRIVATLSQFHAITPKVRERLQNAGVHNIQYTVQVFDARSGAALTEPQTIKAEFPALVGKAGDEADAKGLTQRVQIVNQIAAVTQNWLGNGADPRGSFTRLGR, from the coding sequence ATGTTGAAACCCGCCCTTCTGGCGCTGGGTCTGGCGCTTGGCCTGGCCGGCTGCGCCGGCCAGACCTGGGAAACCAGATACGACCAGCTTGACCGCGCCCAGACCGCGACCTGGCGCGTCGCCTCGGTCGAAGTCGCCGTGCCCGAGACGCTGACCACCAGCGAGGAGAACAGCTACACCCCCGATTTCGACATCGTCTGGCATGGCGAGCCGGCCGGCGACCGCCGCGCCCAGGCCGCGGCCATCGCCCGGGAGGGCATCCAGAAGGGCGCGGCCGGGCTGCATGGCAAGACCCGGGTGCGGATCGTCGCGACGCTGAGCCAGTTCCACGCCATCACCCCCAAGGTGCGCGAGAGGCTGCAGAATGCCGGCGTGCACAATATCCAGTATACCGTGCAGGTCTTCGACGCCCGCAGCGGCGCTGCCTTGACCGAGCCGCAGACCATCAAGGCGGAATTCCCGGCCCTGGTCGGCAAGGCCGGGGACGAGGCCGACGCCAAGGGCCTGACCCAGCGGGTGCAGATCGTGAACCAGATCGCGGCGGTGACGCAGAACTGGCTGGGCAATGGCGCCGATCCGCGCGGCAGCTTCACCCGCCTCGGCCGCTGA